One Bradyrhizobium sp. CCGB12 genomic window carries:
- a CDS encoding cytochrome c oxidase subunit 3, which yields MATAHTKHHDYHLVDPSPWPAVGSVSAFIMAVGAITWMHHMFSAAPIVFGVGTVGVLYTMASWWGDVIKEAQYKGDHTRVVQLHHRYGMILFIASEVMFFVAWFWAYFNAALFPADAVHATRDAVFGCGLGTQAGACAVPGTWPPKGIETFDPWHLPLLNTLILLTSGTTVTWAHHALLENDRQGLKYGLILTVVLGALFTCVQAYEYSHAAFSFGGNVYGATFFMATGFHGFHVLVGTIFLLVCLFRAYAGHFTPTQHLGFEFAAWYWHFVDVVWLFLFLCIYVWGHGAETMAHGAH from the coding sequence ATGGCAACGGCGCACACCAAGCATCACGACTACCATCTGGTCGATCCCTCTCCCTGGCCGGCGGTCGGATCCGTCTCCGCCTTCATCATGGCGGTCGGTGCGATCACCTGGATGCACCACATGTTCTCGGCTGCGCCGATCGTGTTTGGCGTCGGCACCGTGGGCGTGCTCTACACCATGGCGAGCTGGTGGGGCGACGTGATCAAGGAAGCCCAGTACAAGGGCGACCACACCCGCGTCGTGCAGCTGCATCACCGCTACGGCATGATCCTGTTCATCGCCTCAGAGGTGATGTTCTTCGTGGCCTGGTTCTGGGCCTATTTCAACGCGGCGCTGTTCCCGGCCGACGCCGTCCACGCCACCCGCGACGCGGTGTTCGGCTGTGGCCTCGGCACCCAGGCCGGCGCCTGCGCCGTTCCCGGCACCTGGCCGCCGAAGGGCATCGAAACCTTCGATCCCTGGCACCTGCCGCTTCTGAACACGCTGATTCTGCTCACCTCCGGCACCACGGTGACCTGGGCGCATCATGCGCTGCTCGAGAACGATCGCCAGGGCCTGAAATACGGCCTGATCCTCACCGTCGTGCTGGGTGCGCTCTTCACCTGCGTGCAGGCCTATGAGTACAGCCACGCAGCGTTCTCGTTCGGCGGCAACGTCTATGGCGCGACCTTCTTCATGGCGACCGGCTTCCATGGCTTCCACGTGCTGGTCGGCACCATCTTCCTGCTGGTCTGCCTGTTCCGCGCCTATGCCGGTCACTTCACGCCGACGCAGCATCTCGGCTTCGAGTTCGCCGCCTGGTACTGGCACTTCGTCGACGTGGTCTGGCTGTTCCTGTTCCTCTGCATTTATGTCTGGGGACACGGCGCCGAGACCATGGCCCACGGCGCACACTGA